A window of Felis catus isolate Fca126 chromosome A3, F.catus_Fca126_mat1.0, whole genome shotgun sequence genomic DNA:
GACTTTGGTTTTTACTCTCGGTGAGGCAGGAGCCAAGGGAGGGTTTTCGGCAGAGAGGACTGTGTGACCTGACTCTGTGCCGAATCTCAACAGCTCTGCTGCTACCCCTGCAAAGTCATTATCCCCACTGTGTGAAGCATGGCCCTGACCACCTCGGGTCTTATGTTTCTCCATTTGAATGATGGCAGCAGTTGGTTTAGatcagagtttctttctttcttttttctaaaaaaatttttaaatgttttatttacttttgagagagagagagcgcaggggaggggcacagagagaggaagacacagaatctgaagcaggctccagtctctgagctgtcagcacagagtccgacatggggcttgaacccacgaaccgcaagatcatgacctgagccgaagccggacgcttaaccgactgagccacccagatgcccccagatcAGAGTTTCTTAACTTTGATGCTTCTGGGTAGGTTTCCAAGTTGGGTGaatttgatgcattttttttttcccctgggggtGGCTGTCAGAAGTGGGGAGGATCCACAGGTCCTAACACATTGCTCAAGGGGTCTGAGAGGGATGTAAAAGTGTTCATAGCAGATTTATTCGGTTCATAGCAAATTTGTTCAGAAAGCGCCACCaattggaagcaacctaagtgttcaacAAAaggagaatggttaaataaactacGAAATGCCATGTGGCCCTGGGAAATCATGAGACAGCACTTCCACTCTCAGGAATTTATACTAAGGACACACTCCAATGTGTGAAATGATGTATGTACAGGAAGAACAGGCAACTGGAAAAAACCCATCACTAGGGGATTGGTTGAATGAAGGATGTTCTTTCCATATAACGGAATCCAAGCAGCTgtaaaagagaaggaggaagctgCCTGTTACAGGGATCTAAGATCGACACGGTACATTGTTAAGTGGAAATAAACCCGAAACAAAATGAGTTGCCGAGTACTATGCATATAGACTGCCGCCACttagattttatcttattttttaatttttttaaatgtttatttatttttgagagaaagagagagtgacagcaggggaggaggaggagcagagagaaagggagacagaggatccaaagcaggctccgagctgacagcagagagcccgacacagcccgaactcacagaccaggagatcgtgacctgagcttaagtctgacgcttaatggactgagccacccaggtaccccatctacttatattttaaacaggagaaaaattaaaaaaaaaaaattaaaagaagaaaaagaaaaggggtgcttgggtacctcagtcagttaagcatccgactcttgattttggctcatgggtcatgatctcatggtttgtgagttcaagtcccacgtcaggctctgtgctgacagtgtagagcctatgtgggattctctctccttccctctctctgcaccccccccccccccgctctctctctctctctctctctcaaaatcagtaaataaacttaaaagaaaagaaaaagcatcataTACCTGTTTTGCATTTGCTTCTATCTCGCTGGGATACCGATCAATCTCTGCCTCTGAGGAGGAAAACCCAGATGTTTacactggtttatttatttgtttaaaaaattttaaggatttattattattattatttttatttaaaaaatttttttaatgtttatttatttttgagacagagagagacagagcatgaacgggggaggggcagagagagagggacacagaatccgaagcaggctccaggctctgagctgtcagcacagagcccgacgcggggctcaaactcacggaccgcgagatcatgaccggagccgaagtcggacgctcaaccgactgagccacccaggcgcccctctccaacagctttcttgagatacaattcacatatcatacaatGCACCCATTTAAAGGGTACGACTCAGCGGTTTTTAGTACATCATGGAGTTGCACAACCTTCATGACAGCTAagtatagaatattttcatcaagatgttctaaagaaaaagaaattccgttctcattagcagtcactctccatttgCCCCTGCCTCTCAGCCCCTGCCTCTCAGCCACTAATCTATTCCCTCTTTTCTGTCTCGATAGAGTTGCCTGTTCTGGATACTTCCTATTAGTAGGGGGCTCAGACTGAAGGTGgaccttctcttttttgttgtatgTACTTCTCTAGGATCTGCTTTTTCATAACAATGGACTCATTCTTGGTGTAAAAGCTGGTTCCAATGGTAATACATACTCATTATAGAGAATTTGGACATGCAGGTCAActctaaacaaaattaaaatcctcCTTAATCCTATCCGTGCACCGataaatgcagagagaaaacCTCTGAATacttaagtgtgtgtgtgggggggtgctggATTTGGGCAAGTTGTAGGAAGGCACTGGGGAGCagccggggggtggggcagaatcCAGTGATTTCCAAAGACTCCGTTTATTATGACTTATTTCTTTAAACAGgtaatacctttattttttaagtaaactctctgcccaatgtggggcttcaactcatggccccgagatcaagactcgtgtgctctaccgactgagccagctgggctcCCCCAAGACTCCATTTAAAGAGGCAGtgattttggggcatctgggtggctcacttggttaagtgaccaacttcggcccaggtcatgatctcacggttcgtgggttcaagccccgtgtcgggctctgtgcggaccccttgcttggagcctggagcctgcctcggattctgtgtctccttctctctctgcccctctcccgcttgtgctctgtctcgctctgtctctcaaagataaataaatgtaaaaaaaatttttttaaagaggccatgattttgattttctgttgCTTACTGTAACTGGTAACTATCCCTGCTCTCAGAGACCTGCTGGGAATGCTctccccctgcaccccacccccaccccaggtccctGTTACTTGTCACAAGGCAGAAGTATGCATTTATTTGGGGACTCATGTATTCAGGAGGCTTTGGGTTTCTGCAGGGTGTCAACCCAATAGGGACAATAATTTCAGCCTCACTCAAAGAGCAACAGTGCAGAGACAGTCTGAAACCAGGCAGGGCACAGGGCCCAGCATTCAGCAGGTGCTCAACAGGGTAGAGGAGATGAGGAAGCAGACTCTATTCAGTCATtaggcacctgctgtgtgccaggctctggccAAGTCCTACATGAGTGACATTTAGGCCTTCGTCCCTTCCTAGCTTCCTTAGGGACTTTATGAAGCCTTTTCCAGGATCATTATCTAACTCAGTAATTGTGAGGATAATAATGGTGGTAATGATCTAATGTAGGGGTTGAGActtcaggctctggggtgaggcACACCTCGATTCCGACCAGGGCTCTGATGCTTTGGGGACCGTGGTGCTTTGGGCACACGGTCcgtcttccctgggcctcagtgtcctcttcTGCAAATGGGATTCTAGCAGTGCCACTCGGAAAGGTTGTGGTGGGGATGCATCCTGACAAGGATGCAGCGACTCCTGACACTTTGTCACTGATCTGACTCTCCGTTGTCCATAGCCCACGCTTCCTGGCGCCATCCCCCATGGAATCCTTCCAGCCACACCGTGCCCCAGGTACATcgcctccattttgcagatgaggaaactgagggggCAGACGGCTGAGGGGCGTGGGGGAGTCGAGGACCTGGGCGCTGTCCCCGTGTCTGACTCCCAGGACCAGGGGGCaaatggggctgggggctgggaggaaggggctcttctcctccaccctctcccccccttccctgggAAAGTCCAACAGGTGGCAGGCCGAGGCGCTGGGGGCCATTGTGCGGGGGGCCGGGAGGGTCGGAGGGCCCAGTGTGTGTCTGGGAGAAGATGGATGCCTTCATTACCATGTGAATCCTGGGAAACTGCCACCGGGGCTGGGTGGTGGGTGGGCGCGGGCCCCAGGGCGGGGGGCTTGGCGTTCACAGGCCTGGACCACACAGCAGCTGGGAAGGGGGTCCCTGTGGAATCCTAAGGGACCCATTAAAAAAACTCAGATAATGGGAATTCCCCTCTTGTCTAATTTCTTATTTTAGGACATCTCCATCCTGTGGGGCTTGAGAGAGACATCgattgaaaacaaaaagatttttttttttttaaaggacaaaaaaaccCTTGTTTCCCCCCTCTCCGTTGATAGCGCTGCACATTTGGGCCTGAACAGTTAAAGTCAGAGCCTTTCACAGCATGCCGCACAGATCAGCAGCTCCGTGGGGGCATTTTCCAGGCTGTTCCCTGAATGGCTCTTTCATTCCTATAAAATATGTCCTAGGTAAATCCAGGGTGATTAGCAAAGAGTTGCTGAGCAAATTGGGAGAAGCAGGTTTTcggcttaaaaaacaaagatgtcATCAATTTGACTGGAGCAGAAAGGACTGGCCAGTGCTTGGAAAGGAGGCAGGCGGTGGAGGAAGATAAGGTTGATCAGAACAACCCCAACAGTGACCAGTCACCAAGCACCCGCGTCTCACGGGTGGGAGAACTGAGGCTTCAGAGGGACCCACGCAGAGGGGAGCACGGACCACAGAAGGAGACCTGGaacacagacccacacacacgTAGGCAGGAAGAAGGTTGCAGAAGTTCCTCCAAGtcaagcttttccaaaaaccCTTTCATAAGCCTAGACACTCTCCCAGTCATGCACGATcgatcttgctctctctcacacgcACACCAGGGCAGGCATTTgctcacaaacacacacccttAAACACAGCACAAGTGTGTGTTCACAGACGCAACCAGGTGGAGGCACGTCTACAACACTGTCCCACATAAGATGTCCTCGTGCTTACGACATACTTGTACAGACCCAAGCACACAGGGATTCTCGAAAGAACACATTCGGTCTCGCTCTCGCAGGCACATACACGTACTCCTAAGTGCACAGGGCAACTCTCCAGAAGAGAGGACCCGGGTCCAGCAGAGAGggccttggcccctcccccacctccacacttGGGCAGCTGGCTCCCCAGCCTTGGCCCCTGGGTTTTCTCTACTGTCCCCCACCATCTGTGACGCGTGTGTCTAGTGTgcctccaccccctctcccccattccagCTGGGGTGCCCCAGCTGGCCCTTGGGGGAGCCCGAGAAGCGGTGGGCATCCAGCTCTTAGCAGCAAGGGTGGGCACCTGCCTGCGGGGGACAGGCACGTGGAGGCCTTGAATGCAGAGCCAAGGGGCTCATTCTTCTCTGGGTTTCCTTCCGCTGTCCCCGCAGGGCTGCTCCCAGGCGGGCATGGGGCCGGGCCACTCCACTCTTTAGCtttggggagggcagggcccagaggggaggaagggctcACCGCAGATCCCAGCGGGTCTCATCCGCCACACAGGGGTCTGCCTTCACATGCAGATAGCCTGTTTGTCTCACCTGGTCTGcctttaaatgacaaaaaaggtTGGATGCAGTCAGGGCATTAGCTGAGTTGACAACTGACCAAAATGGGAAGGGGAAGGTTGTTAACTgtggaaacaaaaaaagatgtcaaCATAGATGCAGCCTAGATATAATTTGCGTTACAAAAAAGACataatgagcattaaaaaaaaaaaaaacccaaatctgaAATCTATGTTAAAGTATCAACGGCAGGCAATAATCTCTGGGTGGCAGGAGTAtgctgttttcccatttttaaaacacatattctAATTTTCTACAGGGCATGGATGCAGCTTCTGGATAGTAACAGCTTTTTGTAAATGATTGTTTAATGGCATAAAAAATGACAAGGAGGTGGTGGCCTCATGGGAGCCCAGAGCTTGGGCAGGCTCTTGATTGCAGGCGGGCGGTGGCTGGTGCCTTCTCTTCTGtgcctttattttcctcatctgtataatggagaCTCGCCACATGGAGGGCGATGTGAGCTTTAAGGGTGTACTGCATGTAAACGCTTGGTGCTCGGGACACAGTAAGTGCTCGATAAAGGCAGCTGCTCTTCTTATTCTTCCAGTGAAGGTTTTCTGCTTACACTGCCAGGGTACAGTGTCATCTGTACTGCCCGCAGGGAAGGGTGTGCGCGAGTCCCCTAGGCTGACTTCCTGTGCAGGTTCACACGCATAGAGATCCGCCCATGTGCGCACACCCAAACCGTGCACCTTGCACACACGTGGAACATCACGGACATGCGCAAAGTGCATGCAAACAGGAGCCAGGCCCTTGGCCCAGGGCCCCTCGGTGGGCGGTGCTGACACCCTCTCAGTTCTCCACCTCCAGCACCCTTGTCCCCGATTCTTTCAGCTGAAAGTCGCTGGAAATCTAGGCTTTTTCCTGGCACCTCACCAGGTCCAGGGCTGCTTCAGGGGTCTTAGGACATTTGTAAGGGTGAGAGTGGTGTGGGTTGAATGACCTCCAggcaggggtgcccgggtggttcagttggtaaagcatcagactctcgatttcggctcaggttaggtcatgatctcagggtttgtgagattggagtcccacatccggctctgcgctgacagcatggagcctgcttgggattctctctctgcccctcccctgctggcgtgtgcactctttctctcaaaaaataaacatgaaaaaacccccaaaaacctCCAAGGGAAAGGACAGAGGTAAGTAGAGCTGGGACATCTGGGGTTGTGGCCCTGCTGTGCTACAGGGGGACATCTGGATGAACTTGGGTCTACTCTCTGGCCTGCTCTCGTCTATTCATGTCCATGGCCCTTGCCCTAACATCACTATCACTATCACTGTAGCTCCACACCTGGCTTCCTGACCTCCATTTCTAATGCTTAGAAAGGACCATGTCACTCCCTTGCTCAGAATCCTTCCTTGGATCCCCACCGCCTCCAGGATAAAACCTACACTCCTTGGCCTGGCCTGTGGGACCTGCTTACCTTTCCTCATTTCTTACTCTTTCTCACTCTGCTggctctctcgctctttctcactCTCGCTCATCTGGCCCCTCTGCTCAGACTGGATCTCTCCTGGAagctgtgatctctcctctgtgTATTTGACTTGGAGTCCAACAAATTGGCGTGCAAATCACATCCTTGTCATTTCCTAGCTCTTCAGGACCCTGGGCAGGTTTCAGACCCTTCCTGAGTTTTAGATGCCTCCTTTGCCAGAGGCAgataatagttaatatttctttctgctggggttggatttctttttattctccatttcatttgtattatttcaattgtatttgtttttgaaaagtatgTTCACCTggctcaaatttttaaaaatacaaaatatacaaaagaatacCAATACAACAGAATTTTCCTCCCAAGCTGACCaattcctttttatctttctggCCCTCAAATTTACCCCAATAATATCTCTTTTTACACATCTGGTAAATATCATCTATGGAGGACCTGTTACGTGTGCTTCCCGTGatgatttcacttaatcctcacagccaCGCACGAGGTAGAtggggaaacaggctcagagacaAGAAGCCACTTGCTTGAAGCTATACCTCTGGTAAGCGGTGGACTCAAGGTAACGTGTGTTCGTTTAtgaagtgcctactatgtgtcaggccccTAGGGCACTGAGTGTCCTCATCTTTCGGTTATTGGGCCAGGTTCAAATGGTGGCGAGGGCGGCTCAGCCCTCTCAGAGTTGGTATTCTAGTGGAGATGGCCCATCACCGTCAGCCCATTTCCCGGGTAAGGGAACAAAGGAACAGAAGGGCAAGAAACTGCCCCGTGTCATGTGGTGCTGAGAAAAGAGCTAGGGAAAGCAGACCCGTTCCactggtggggaaactgagggccagagaaagggagaggtttGCCCAAGGGAGTTCAGGGACCACACCCGCTGACCCGACACCACGCTGGGCCGCTTGGCCCCTCCCCACAGGGGGCGGCCCCAGaccgggccccgcccccggcgctcGCGGCCGCGTCCCTGGCAGCCCGGGCGGCCGTTTCCTGCCTGCGTCGCTGGGCGGGCGGCCGGCCCATCTGGCGGCCCCCAAGAGGCGGCGCGGGGAGGCGGCCCAGACTCGCTGGAGCCAGGCGCcggcccgcgccccccgcccgcccggaGAGCCCAGGTGTGGccgcggcgggggtgggggtggtgcctTCCTTCCCGCTCGGCCCTTCCTGACGCACCCGCGGGCAGGATGCGTCCGCCTCCCAAGACCCGGCCTGGAATCGCGGAGGGAATCCCAGCGGTGGGAAAGCCGGCTGGGGTCGGAGCACCCCTCCCCAGTATCCACTCCTTGTGAGACCCCGGGTAAGGCTTGCCCTTCCTTGGCGGGGTGGGGCCCAGTCTTCCCACGTGTGCAAGGACAGATGAACTCTGACCTCTTGGATCTCGAAAGCTCTCGCCTTGCCTCTAAGGGACCCCGGACAAGATTGTGGAAACCGGAGGCACCACTCCTGCCGCGTGTTGACATTATTCACTTTTTCAGCCGTTTCAAGTCTATTTCCCCATCACAGTTTcagctcggggcggggggggtgggggggggctgacCTGTGTTCCCTGCTGTGCCCACTGACTTGACCGGTGCCCAGCTCATTCCTGGTGCTGAGCTCTGACAGGGTTATCTCAAGGCTTTAGCCCCAGAGGTTGGAGCGGCCCTGGGAGGGTCTTacccatttcacagctgaggaaacagGACAGAGCGGGCAGGCCCCTCCAGGCACAGGGTGGCAGCCAGCCCTGCTCCGCCAGATGCTGACCCTCTTCTCCAGCGCTGCTCCCAAGGAAGGGAACCCGGAATCCGGTATCCTGATTTATGTCAAACAGCACCTGTGGTGAACACCGTGGTCTTGGAAGCCAGACATCCTGGGTTCAGATTCCCCCCTGAGCACTTAATGTCTCTTTGCTTCAGTTCCCTTTATCTGTAAAAATGATGGTACTACCTTACAGGGTTGTTATAACGAtcacataaatgtttttaaaatacataatatctTGCTAGAAACATGTTAAGTACAAAGGAAATCGTATCAGGGCTCTCAGCAGGGCTGGTCCTCCCCATTGGAGCCCCCTGCTGCCTACTGTAGTCAGGGGAAATGGGAGGCCAGAGAGGAACACTTCCTCTATCAGGGACAGAACTTGGGGGTTTTGGAGCAGTTTGTTTCCCAAGAGTCCACCCCTACCCCAGGGTGAGGCTGGCACCAGGCCCACCCAGAGCCCTGCCCAGCCacccgcccacccccacctctcccgcGTGCAGGCCCAATCCGTGCCCGGCCTGGTGCCATTTTTCCATGGGACTCTGGCGGTGGCGGTTCACATCTGGAGTCTAGACTCGGAGGCTCTGCGGGCCGGGCCTACCGCCCGGGCTGGGCCACCGCTGCCCGCTGTTTGCTCAGCTGAAGCTGGTTAATTGGAATTAGAGTGGCCTCTGCGGTGCCGGCTGGCCGGGCGGGCCCTGGATGGCCGCTGCCGAGGTCTGTGGAACATCTGGCCGGGCCAGGACGGTCATTAGGTGGCAGGCGCCCGGCGCCACTGCCACCTCAGCCTCCGCCGGGGGCCGGCGGTGACTCAATGAAGCCTTTGTGGGCCCTGGGCCGCAGAGCCAACCATGCTGTGTGCCTGGGCTGCCTGCCCCATCTGCTGCCCTCAGAGGGGCCTTGTTCCAGGACCACACGGCCTCCCCTCTGGAGGCGGCAGGAGCCGGCAGAGATCCGAGAAGCCCCTGAAAGGGACCCCATGGCTGGGAGAAACCTTTGAGATTTCCtacccttcctttccttctctgtaggCCCAGAGAAATTGGGCGGCCGTCTCAAAGGTGCCCAGAACAGCAGTCAGTGACGCAGGCCCAGGGTCTAGAGGGGAGCTGCACAGTCCTTAGGAACTTTGGAATTCAGCGTGGATTGCTTGAGGTCATATCCACCTCCGTGGGCAACCCACCTCAATTGTCTCATTTGCACAAGGGGACTAATACTAACTAGCACCTGGAGCCTAAGACGGAAATGAAGTGAAATCCCGTATGGAGGTGTGATTATTATAGAGGTACTTCCTATTCTCTGCTCATACTTGTCTTCTGGCCACCTCCAAACTGTCTGAAAGCCACTGTTATTTCCAGCCTTTGAACCCGAAGCTTGGGCAGGAGAGCTCTGGAATGGGAGTTGGAGGCCTGAGTCTCAGACTGGTGGTCACCCCCTCCCACTTGTTTCTCCACCCAGTGACCCCGCACCAGGCAGGTGGAGAAGGGCGGTGCCCATGCCTCGCCTGGTCCACTGGAGATTCTCCTACAGGTCTGGGCTGCTTGCTGTCTTCAGCAAACTTTGGAGAAACGCTGGCTCTGAGATCTCCAGCTCTCGGGCCTGGATCACCTCCCAAAAGCACTGGGCCTCCTGGCCTCCCACTCCAGCCTCAGGGGCCCTGGCCCCTGTGCTGTGAGTGGCGTcaatgtgggggtggggtggggtgggtggcttCTAGCAACAGCATCTTCCTGGCCTTGCACGGTCATTGTGGGAACAACCCTGGGAATGAGCAGAATAGGAATGATGGGGGCTTGATCTCCAGGGTGACCTAGAGTCCAAGTGCTCTCCAGCTGAAGCCATATGGACATCAGGCCCAGAGAAGCAGGCTCCTGCCAGCCtgggaataaaatttaaactcaTCCCTGGGGTCCGTGAGGCCCTGCACATTTCACTAGCTTTGCAGATACTGGTCCCCTTGCAGAGTCAGGTCGGCTTTTTGGTACTTTCCTTGTGGACTTGCTGGGATGGGTGGGTGACACATAGAGCACCTGTCCCACAGCCTCATAGCCCCCAAATGTTGGAGGAAGTGGCAAGGAGAACtgaaagggtgggggtggggcgggggggaaatGAAGGCAGGCTCGTGGGCCCCCTCTGCTGGCTAGAGGGTATCCATGGGAggctgagctagccaggcactgGGTGGGCATCCAGGAGTATGGAAGGACCTGGAGGTCGGGGCCTCTCCCCCAGGTTGTGAGAGTTCACAGTCCCCAGGAAGGGGCTTGCAGGGAAGTTTCTGGGTGGGAGGGTGAGAGCTAGTAAAGTCAATGCAAGATGCTGGGTGCAGAGAACCCCTCCAGGGGCACAGTGGCCTGCCCGGGCAATGGGATGAATTTTTAATGTAAGGCAAAGTCAGTCCACAATACAAAAGTCTAAAAATCAGACCCACTTTTCCCACCTGGCCTCCGGGAGGGTGGGGGAGTTTGGGGGCTTCCTTTGCCTGCAGGGGATGTGAAGGGGCAGAAGAAGGccagagaaggggggaaaagggAATCAGGCCATGGGAGGCCCTGCTGGAGGGATCCTgctgcccccgcccctctcccggAGCTGCCAGGCCTCCTGCGCCCTCTGCCCGTGCAGGCCTATGCTGGTCCGTCCCCGCCTGCCTGGTCTGGCCCTCAGAGGGTCAGGCACCAGCCGCatcatttctccttcttctccagcCCCTTCGATGCCGAGGCCTCTGTTCCCTCTTTGGATCCCTCTGTCACTGCTGCTGGATCCTTAGGATTTGACTCTT
This region includes:
- the LOC105260422 gene encoding translation initiation factor IF-2-like — protein: MAHHRQPISRVREQRNRRARNCPVSCGAEKRARESRPVPLVGKLRARERERFAQGSSGTTPADPTPRWAAWPLPTGGGPRPGPAPGARGRVPGSPGGRFLPASLGGRPAHLAAPKRRRGEAAQTRWSQAPARAPRPPGEPRCGRGGGGGGAFLPARPFLTHPRAGCVRLPRPGLESRRESQRWESRLGSEHPSPVSTPCETPVSLPQRTTSPASMGAPNRILESSPGSRLGCHLVASGGMAPGLESGL